The Hydrogenispora ethanolica genome includes a region encoding these proteins:
- the cysW gene encoding sulfate ABC transporter permease subunit CysW has translation MSLESKTTVVTARPDAPISEPFQVRWLLIVMALLYIGFFIIIPLFAIFGQALEKGFQTYLKALAEPDTFAAIRLTLLTAAIAVPLNLVFGLAASWAIAKFDFFGKSFLISLIDLPFAISPVISGLIYVLLFGLNGWLGPWLFAHNLKIIFAVPGIVLATVLVTFPFVARELIPLMQSQGKEEEEAALVLGANGWQTFFKVTLPNVKWGLLYGVILCNARAMGEFGAVSVVSGHIRGMTNTIPLQVEILYNEYNFTAAFAVASLLALLALVTLAVKSLVEWKQQHQRPELQNPVEREA, from the coding sequence TTGTCTCTGGAAAGTAAAACGACGGTGGTGACGGCCCGGCCGGACGCCCCCATCAGTGAGCCGTTCCAAGTTCGCTGGCTTCTCATCGTCATGGCCCTCTTATACATCGGCTTTTTTATTATCATCCCGCTCTTCGCCATCTTCGGTCAGGCGCTGGAGAAAGGATTTCAAACGTATCTGAAAGCGCTGGCCGAACCGGATACCTTCGCGGCGATCCGGCTGACGTTATTGACGGCGGCGATCGCGGTGCCGCTCAATCTGGTCTTCGGCCTGGCGGCTTCCTGGGCCATCGCCAAGTTCGATTTTTTCGGCAAAAGCTTTTTAATTTCGCTCATTGATTTGCCATTCGCTATTTCGCCGGTGATCTCGGGTTTAATTTACGTCTTGCTCTTCGGTCTAAACGGTTGGCTGGGGCCATGGCTGTTTGCGCATAATCTGAAAATCATTTTCGCGGTGCCCGGAATCGTGCTGGCGACGGTCCTGGTGACATTTCCTTTCGTTGCCAGAGAGTTGATCCCGCTGATGCAGAGCCAGGGCAAAGAAGAGGAAGAGGCGGCCCTGGTGCTCGGCGCCAACGGCTGGCAAACCTTCTTCAAGGTAACTCTTCCGAATGTAAAATGGGGCCTGCTCTACGGCGTAATTCTTTGTAACGCCCGGGCAATGGGAGAATTCGGCGCCGTTTCGGTTGTTTCCGGCCACATTCGCGGCATGACCAATACGATCCCGTTGCAAGTGGAGATTCTGTATAACGAGTATAACTTCACCGCCGCCTTCGCGGTGGCTTCACTGCTGGCGCTACTGGCCTTGGTTACCCTGGCCGTCAAATCGCTGGTGGAATGGAAACAGCAGCATCAACGGCCGGAACTGCAGAATCCGGTGGAGCGGGAGGCATAA